GGTCAAGCAACCACTGAAAGAACGTGGCGTGGCCGACGACGAAGCCGAAGCCAGAGCAACACTTTTGTTGCAACAGCTCAATATTCCAGAGCGTTTATGGTCGTTAGCGCCTAGTACTTTTTCGGGGGGCGAACAACAGCGAGTAAACATCGCTCGTGGCTTTATTCAAGATTATCCAATTTTATTATTGGATGAACCAACCGCGTCTTTGGATCAAAAAAATTCAGAAGTGGTCGTGCAATTAATCAAAAACGCACTGGCTAAAAGTATCGCTGTGGTCGGTATTTTCCATGATAGCCAAGTGCGTAGTGCCGTCGCTGATCATGTATTTTCCGTGAACGAAAACAGCCTTCACACCACTCAGACCAACGACCAGACAGTCGCCCTAAACCACTAATTTTGGAGAAGTAATCATGATTTTAACCAATGCACAAATTGTCTTAGCCAATGAAGTCATTAAAGGCACAGTAGTGATTAACGAGGGCGTTATCACACACATTGACCATGGCAACGTGTCTTTGCCTGGCGCCATTGATTGCCACAATGGTTACCTGACCGCTGGTATGGTCGAATTGCACACAGACAACATGGAGAAACATTTCACACCGAGACCAGGGGTAAGTTGGCCTGCGATTCAAGCGTTTAAAGTCCATGATGCTCAAATGATCAGCGCAGGAATCACCTCGGTATTCGATGCGGTTTCAGTGGGCGATGTTATCGAAGGCAGCGAACGATTAAACAATCTAAGCCGCATGGTCGATGCGCTTAATGAATCCCGTGAGCGTGGTTTAACCCGTGCCGATCACTTTTTACATTTACGCTGTGAAGTCAGCCATAAAGACACATTAAACAATTTTCAAGCACTGTTGAAACAAACCC
This genomic stretch from Marinomonas primoryensis harbors:
- the phnL gene encoding phosphonate C-P lyase system protein PhnL, with product MSNTSTTTMIQVEQLSKIFTLHNQGGIQLPILNNVDLQISAGQCTVLHGESGSGKSTLLRTLYANYLPSSGAIYVRHQGDMLDLATATSHELLDVRRHTIGYVSQFLRVIPRVSTLDVVKQPLKERGVADDEAEARATLLLQQLNIPERLWSLAPSTFSGGEQQRVNIARGFIQDYPILLLDEPTASLDQKNSEVVVQLIKNALAKSIAVVGIFHDSQVRSAVADHVFSVNENSLHTTQTNDQTVALNH